In one Butyrivibrio proteoclasticus B316 genomic region, the following are encoded:
- the dinD gene encoding DNA damage-inducible protein D, with amino-acid sequence MTSLKGKEYRRFEDIKHVREDGSEFWSARELAPVLEYNQWRNFNNVINRAMIACENSGHTVSDDFAEVSKIVEAGATTKPTKDYELSRYACYLIVQNGDPRKEVIALGQTYFAIQTYRQELADHYNQLDEDRRRLVVRGDIKQWNQLLAETAHDAGVITNEEFSIFQNAGYMGLYGGLDVDDIHKRKGLTISQKILDYMGSTELIANLFRISQTEEKLRKDNIQGADKATQTHYAVGREVRKAIEKIGGTMPEDLPTPEKSIQQIEKEQMERLKKKAKAGKLMLDE; translated from the coding sequence ATGACTTCGCTTAAGGGAAAAGAATATAGAAGATTTGAAGATATCAAACACGTTCGTGAGGATGGTTCAGAGTTTTGGAGTGCAAGGGAACTTGCTCCTGTGTTGGAATATAATCAGTGGAGAAATTTCAATAACGTCATCAATCGAGCTATGATTGCCTGTGAGAATAGTGGACACACTGTTTCTGACGATTTTGCTGAGGTCAGCAAAATCGTAGAAGCCGGTGCAACAACTAAGCCTACAAAAGATTATGAGCTTTCCAGATATGCTTGTTATCTTATTGTCCAAAACGGTGATCCTCGCAAGGAAGTTATCGCATTAGGGCAGACGTATTTTGCAATTCAGACTTATAGGCAGGAGTTGGCTGATCATTACAATCAGCTTGATGAAGACAGAAGAAGACTTGTGGTTCGTGGAGATATAAAGCAGTGGAATCAGCTTCTAGCAGAAACCGCTCACGATGCTGGAGTTATCACTAATGAGGAATTTTCTATATTCCAAAATGCTGGATATATGGGCTTATATGGCGGACTTGATGTTGATGATATCCACAAGAGAAAAGGGCTTACCATAAGTCAGAAGATATTAGACTATATGGGAAGTACAGAGCTGATTGCTAATCTTTTCCGTATCTCTCAAACAGAAGAAAAACTTCGTAAAGACAATATTCAAGGGGCAGATAAAGCAACACAAACTCATTATGCTGTCGGTCGCGAAGTAAGAAAAGCTATAGAAAAGATTGGCGGAACCATGCCAGAAGATTTGCCTACTCCGGAAAAAAGCATTCAACAGATTGAGAAAGAGCAGATGGAACGTCTGAAAAAGAAGGCAAAAGCAGGAAAACTAATGCTCGATGAGTAA
- a CDS encoding GNAT family N-acetyltransferase has protein sequence MISIKESTYDDIKDIQSLWADEDVMRYIWPGGLHETEEAVKEWLDRFISARPKQNHYSIFEDGKYCGETQYRIDSETKNASLDIKLFEFARGRGIATQALLYSIQEAFKQGAENLWVDPHPANAKAINLYRKLGFIQKEMPEYVIALGEDPSLYIYMELGKKEFNDKFEKSCGAIVYTIDGGVIKYLLVEEMSGFHSFPKGHMEEGETEIETALREIKEETNLEVELCTDFRISEQYQLSEKPGVTKQVVYFLAEYKDSCPCIVRPNEVKSLKSLKLEDAINTIEYDNKKEMLKKADSYLKRRSSN, from the coding sequence GTGATAAGTATTAAAGAATCAACATATGATGATATCAAGGATATACAAAGCTTGTGGGCTGATGAAGACGTCATGAGATATATCTGGCCAGGAGGATTGCATGAGACAGAAGAAGCAGTAAAGGAATGGTTAGATAGATTCATATCGGCAAGGCCAAAGCAAAATCACTATTCAATCTTTGAGGATGGTAAGTACTGCGGTGAGACTCAATATCGTATTGATTCGGAAACTAAAAATGCTTCTTTGGATATTAAGTTATTTGAATTTGCCAGGGGCCGAGGGATTGCAACGCAGGCGCTACTATACTCTATTCAAGAAGCTTTTAAACAAGGAGCTGAAAATCTGTGGGTTGATCCCCATCCAGCTAATGCCAAGGCAATAAACTTGTACCGTAAGTTGGGATTTATTCAGAAAGAAATGCCTGAGTATGTTATTGCTTTAGGAGAAGATCCTTCTCTTTATATTTACATGGAACTGGGTAAAAAAGAATTCAATGATAAGTTTGAAAAATCTTGCGGGGCAATAGTATACACTATAGACGGTGGAGTAATAAAATATCTTTTAGTTGAGGAAATGAGCGGATTTCACAGCTTTCCAAAAGGACATATGGAAGAAGGCGAGACTGAAATAGAAACCGCGCTTCGTGAAATAAAGGAAGAAACAAATCTGGAAGTCGAGTTATGCACTGATTTTAGGATAAGCGAACAATACCAGCTATCGGAAAAACCAGGCGTAACCAAGCAAGTGGTGTATTTCTTGGCAGAGTATAAAGACTCATGTCCGTGCATAGTAAGACCAAACGAGGTTAAATCTCTGAAGAGTCTCAAACTTGAAGATGCTATCAATACTATTGAGTATGACAATAAAAAAGAGATGCTAAAAAAGGCGGATAGCTACCTTAAAAGGAGAAGCAGCAACTAA
- a CDS encoding GNAT family N-acetyltransferase, whose product MEFRITNDGNEADIAEIYKMLKDYNLSNREKSENVPLGIFLENENGNKQAGLTADTFGKWLCVHYLFVSEELRGHGVGKELIEAAEKEAIKRGCKYVFVDTFSFQAPGFYTKLGYKEVFSLQEYPYTGARYYYTKEL is encoded by the coding sequence ATGGAGTTTCGCATTACTAATGATGGCAATGAGGCGGATATAGCAGAAATCTATAAAATGCTCAAAGATTACAATCTTAGCAATCGAGAGAAGTCAGAGAATGTTCCTTTAGGTATTTTTCTTGAGAATGAAAATGGAAATAAACAAGCCGGACTTACAGCTGATACTTTTGGTAAGTGGCTTTGTGTCCATTATCTCTTTGTTTCAGAAGAACTTCGAGGACATGGCGTCGGAAAAGAACTCATCGAAGCAGCTGAAAAAGAGGCAATCAAGCGAGGCTGTAAATATGTCTTTGTTGATACATTTTCTTTCCAAGCACCTGGTTTTTACACAAAGCTGGGCTATAAAGAAGTATTCTCGTTACAAGAATATCCTTACACCGGAGCCAGATATTACTACACGAAAGAACTATAA
- a CDS encoding nucleoside deaminase, which yields MFDFYIPVLLTMTNDVYRGIDMGEIDENYMKRCYELAISAGKKGFDTFGAVLVCDGKILEEAENTADFEKKIFGHAEFNLVHKCANKYTDDILEKSVVYTSCAPCERCLAAIASLGVHKVVCGVSYKEFCKLLPFDYQAVDREGLLKQLGINMTLKESVLEDEGMHVFEWWGGEYRPLDELIAEMDEVKQKSK from the coding sequence TTGTTTGATTTTTATATTCCAGTTTTATTGACCATGACAAATGATGTATATAGAGGTATTGATATGGGCGAAATTGATGAGAATTATATGAAAAGGTGCTATGAATTAGCGATAAGCGCGGGTAAAAAAGGGTTTGACACTTTTGGCGCGGTATTGGTTTGTGACGGTAAAATTCTGGAAGAAGCTGAGAATACTGCTGATTTTGAAAAAAAGATTTTTGGTCATGCAGAATTTAATCTTGTTCATAAATGTGCAAATAAATATACAGACGACATTTTAGAAAAGTCTGTAGTCTACACAAGCTGTGCCCCATGTGAGAGGTGCCTTGCAGCAATAGCTTCACTGGGAGTTCATAAGGTTGTATGTGGAGTTTCATACAAAGAATTCTGCAAATTACTTCCGTTTGATTATCAGGCAGTAGACAGAGAGGGTTTGCTTAAGCAACTTGGAATAAATATGACACTTAAGGAATCAGTGCTTGAAGATGAAGGCATGCACGTCTTTGAATGGTGGGGCGGAGAATATCGTCCGTTAGACGAGCTTATTGCAGAAATGGATGAGGTAAAACAGAAAAGCAAATAG
- a CDS encoding LD-carboxypeptidase encodes MKVGLSACSDGHVKEWVYQIDELVQVMKNLGIEPVLALHISAKVDAFSGTDEERAADLMRLYADESIEAIYDISGGDLANGVLKYLDFDVIAGSNKVFWGYSDLTTVINAIYAITGKSSVLYQVKNMVYSQADLQKKRFADYLEGNTASLFDFKYEFLQGSHMEGIVVGGNIRCLTKLAGTKYWPDMSGKILLLESFGGGSGQIATLLTQLEQIGVFDKVTGVLLGTFTNYEKEDYELSVYDLLKMHISDTLPVACTEEIGHGHDSKAIVIGEKLIL; translated from the coding sequence ATGAAAGTTGGATTATCAGCTTGTTCAGATGGACATGTAAAAGAGTGGGTATATCAGATAGATGAACTAGTGCAGGTTATGAAGAATCTTGGCATAGAGCCGGTTCTTGCTCTTCACATTAGTGCTAAAGTGGATGCTTTTAGTGGAACAGATGAGGAAAGAGCTGCCGATCTTATGCGTCTTTATGCAGATGAATCTATTGAGGCAATATATGATATTTCTGGTGGCGATTTGGCAAATGGTGTCCTGAAATATCTTGATTTTGACGTAATAGCTGGTTCAAATAAAGTATTTTGGGGATATAGTGACCTGACCACAGTAATAAACGCAATTTACGCCATCACAGGTAAATCCTCCGTTTTATATCAGGTCAAGAATATGGTATATTCCCAGGCTGATCTACAGAAAAAGAGATTTGCCGATTATCTGGAGGGAAATACAGCGTCACTGTTTGACTTTAAGTATGAATTCCTTCAGGGAAGCCACATGGAGGGAATAGTTGTTGGAGGCAATATCAGATGCCTTACAAAGCTTGCTGGTACCAAATACTGGCCTGATATGTCCGGAAAAATACTTCTTTTGGAATCCTTTGGTGGAGGTTCAGGACAGATTGCAACACTGTTAACACAGCTTGAGCAGATTGGAGTTTTTGATAAGGTGACCGGTGTGCTGCTTGGCACATTTACCAATTATGAAAAAGAAGATTATGAGCTAAGTGTCTATGATTTGCTTAAAATGCATATTTCAGATACATTACCAGTTGCTTGCACAGAAGAAATCGGCCATGGTCATGACTCAAAAGCTATTGTGATTGGTGAGAAATTAATACTGTGA
- a CDS encoding flavin reductase family protein has product MAKRQSVDSKYSMCVQPSFIIGTNNEDGTANFAPITWASATHEEGDQYLFVISMAGTKMTKKNVLRTGIFSANLVSTDMLPLMDYFGSKHAKDGAKDDVSYEVVRGDVLDVPVLNESRWVYECEVARMVETGDSTTFFCYIRNIQMDKNLVCEDIFDIDLTVLDPVVYSGRYHSIGKMLGKIGDFV; this is encoded by the coding sequence ATGGCAAAAAGACAATCTGTTGATTCAAAATATTCTATGTGTGTTCAGCCTTCTTTTATTATAGGCACCAATAATGAGGATGGGACTGCTAACTTTGCGCCCATCACCTGGGCAAGTGCAACCCATGAGGAAGGTGACCAGTATTTATTTGTTATTAGCATGGCTGGGACTAAGATGACCAAGAAAAACGTGCTAAGAACGGGAATATTTAGCGCCAATCTCGTTAGCACAGATATGCTTCCTCTTATGGATTACTTTGGCTCTAAACATGCTAAAGATGGCGCTAAGGATGATGTCTCCTACGAGGTTGTGAGAGGAGATGTATTGGATGTTCCTGTATTGAATGAAAGCCGATGGGTGTATGAATGCGAGGTTGCAAGAATGGTTGAGACTGGGGACTCAACTACCTTTTTCTGTTATATCCGCAATATACAGATGGATAAAAATCTTGTATGTGAAGATATATTTGATATTGATCTTACAGTGCTGGATCCGGTTGTCTATTCAGGCAGGTATCATAGCATTGGCAAGATGCTAGGTAAGATTGGCGATTTTGTTTGA